The proteins below come from a single Elgaria multicarinata webbii isolate HBS135686 ecotype San Diego chromosome 11, rElgMul1.1.pri, whole genome shotgun sequence genomic window:
- the LOC134405548 gene encoding vomeronasal type-2 receptor 26-like: MVDFMKMLLVVLSCIMCKAHVVQRKISYPHPPPQKYYRSGNFLLGVIVSQTLFVSAEITFTEEPTQSLFEDLIVVTKNYQHILALEFAIKVMNENPQILPNITLGFYIYDSYFTAKWTFFAAMQLTSQSERFVPNYKCGMQNTLAAVIGGLDSQTSFHVAITLDIYKIPQLIYGCAPVMNDNISGLSFYRMAPNEVRQYAGILSLLLHFRWIWIGVLTMDDDNGERFIRMVLPGFYERGICFAFIERIRDMNFVTDTNDILISGKRIHDKIMDSKANVLVAYGESHTMWYLRWLVYLSAVVPETATPKYKVWIMTAQIELNSVAYQRFWDTEMFHGTIAFAIHSNYLPEFQQFVETRSPSSNQEDGFIGDFWQQAFGCVFPSALVGEVDGDICTGEEKLDNLPGSFFEMSMTSHSYSIFNAVSAVAHALHAMYSSRPNNRGSENGRGLKFQKHQHWQLHQFLRGVSFNNSAGDYISFDQNGELVAGFDVINWIISPNQSFQRVKVGRMDSEAPLDQAFTINEDVIIWHSWFNQAQPLSLCNDNCYPGYSKKIREGQPFCCYDCIPCPEGKISSKKDMPDCYKCRDEYYPNKKQDFCIPRHISFLSYEEPLGISLAFIAFFFTFITGFVLGTFIRHHNTPIVIANNRNLTYTLLISLLFCFLCTLLFIGRPQNVTCLLRQIAFGIIFSVAVSCVLAKTIMVFLAFMAIKPGSSMRKWVGKSLGNSIVLSCSLIQAGICTAWIASSPPFPDVDMHSVMGEIVLECNEGSVTMFYSILAYMGFLAIVSFTVAFFARKLPDSFNEAKFITFSMLIFCSVWLSFVPTYLSTKGKNIVAVEIFSILASSTGLLICIFSPKCYIILLRSELNNKDQLIRRTC, translated from the exons ATGGTGGACTTCATGAAGATGCTGCTAGTGGTGCTTTCTTGCATAATGTGCAAGGCTCACGTTGTTCAACGCAAGATCAGCTACCCTCACCCTCCACCTCAGAAGTATTACCGGTCAGGCAATTTCTTGCTTGGTGTCATTGTTTCTCAGACTTTATTTGTTTCTGCTGAAATAACCTTTACTGAAGAACCCACACAATCATTATTTGAAGACCTTAT TGTAGTGACTAAGAATTACCAGCATATCCTGGCCTTGGAATTTGCCATAAAAGTTATGAATGAAAACCCACAGATCTTACCCAATATCACCTTAGGATTCTACATCTATGACAGCTATTTTACTGCAAAGTGGACCTTCTTTGCTGCAATGCAACTTACATCACAATCAGAGAGATTTGTCCCCAATTACAAATGTGGCATGCAGAATACCCTGGCAGCAGTCATCGGGGGACTGGACTCTCAAACTTCCTTTCATGTGGCAATTACCTTGGAcatctacaagattccacag CTCATCTATGGCTGTGCTCCAGTGATGAACGATAACATTTCAGGGCTATCCTTCTACCGGATGGCCCCTAATGAAGTTCGTCAATATGCGGGAATTCTCTCTTTGCTTCTGCATTTCAGGTGGATATGGATTGGGGTCCTAACCATGGATGATGATAATGGAGAAAGATTTATACGAATGGTGCTGCCAGGATTTTATGAGCGTGGCAtctgttttgccttcatagaaAGAATCCGTGACATGAATTTTGTTACTGACACTAATGACATACTGATATCAGGGAAAAGAATACATGATAAAATTATGGATAGCAAAGCCAATGTATTGGTGGCTTATGGAGAATCTCATACCATGTGGTATTTGAGATGGTTGGTATATTTATCAGCAGTGGTGCCTGAGACAGCTACACCAAAATATAAGGTGTGGATAATGACTGCCCAGATAGAGCTCAATTCAGTGGCCTACCAAAGGTTCTGGGATACAGAAATGTTCCACGGTACTATTGCGTTTGCAATTCACTCCAATTATCTACCAGAATTTCAACAATTTGTTGAGACCAGAAGCCCTTCTAGCAACCAAGAAGATGGTTTCATTGGTGACTTCTGGCAACAGGCATTTGGCTGTGTATTCCCAAGTGCACTTGTTGGTGAAGTAGATGGAGATATTTGCacaggggaggagaagctggACAATCTTCCTGGAtctttttttgaaatgagcatgactagCCACAGCTACAGCATCTTCAATGCtgtctctgctgtggcacacgCTTTACATGCCATGTACTCTTCCAGGCCCAATAACAGAGGAAGTGAAAATGGAAGGGGACTGAAGTTTCAGAAGCATCAGCACTGGCAG CTCCATCAATTTCTGAGAGGTGTTTCATTTAATAACAGTGCTGGGGACTATATTTCTTTTGACCAGAATGGGGAGTTAGTAGCTGGATTTGATGTGATCAACTGGATCATTTCTCCGAACCAGTCTTTTCAGAGAGTGAAAGTTGGGAGGATGGATTCTGAGGCTCCTCTAGACCAAGCATTCACCATAAATGAAGATGTAATAATCTGGCACAGCTGGTTTAACCAG GCACAGCCTCTTTCACTGTGTAATGACAATTGCTATCCAGGTTATAGCAAGAAAATCAGGGAGGGACAGCCATTTTGCTGCTACGATTGCAtcccatgtccagaagggaagatttcaagcAAAAAGG acatGCCTGACTGTTACAAATGCAGAGATGAATACTATCCAAATAAAAAACAGGATTTTTGTATTCCCAGGCACATCAGCTTcttgtcttatgaagaacctTTGGGGATCAGTTTAGCCTTCATTGCTTTTTTCTTCACTTTCATTACAGGTTTTGTGCTAGGAACATTTATTAGGCACCACAACACTCCCATAGTCATAGCCAATAATCGTAACCTCACTTACACTCTCCTTATCTCCCTCCTCTTCTGCTTCCTTTGCACTTTGCTATTCATTGGCCGACCTCAGAATGTGACATGTCTCCTCCGACAAATAGCTTTTGgaatcatcttctcagtggctgtctCTTGTGTACTAGCAAAAACTATCATGGTgtttctggctttcatggccatTAAACCAGGATCCAGtatgaggaaatgggtggggaaaagtcTTGGGAACTCCATTGTTCTTTCCTGTTCTCTTATCCAAGCAGGCATCTGTACTGCGTGGATTGCAAgttctcccccattcccagatgTGGACATGCACTCAGTAATGGGAGAAATTGTACTTGAATGCAATGAAGGGTCTGTGACTATGTTTTACAGTATCCTGgcctacatgggcttcctggcaattgtcagcttcactgtggccttctttgccaggaagttgcctgacagtttcaatgaagccaagtttatcacttTCAGTATGCTgatcttttgcagtgtttggttgtcttttgttccaacctacctgagcaccaagggaaaAAACATagtagctgtggagatcttctctatcttagcctCCAGCACTGGGTTATTGATTTGCATCTTTTCCCCAAAGTGTTACATTATTTTGTTGAGGTCTGAGCTGAACAACAAGGACCAGCTAATAAGGAGAACATGTTGA